In a genomic window of Sulfurisphaera tokodaii str. 7:
- a CDS encoding orotidine 5'-phosphate decarboxylase / HUMPS family protein translates to MMELLEKLLKSKNLQVALDFIDLKNAEEIAKQSIEAGADILEVGTPLIKSYGIQGIRRIREIAKERIVLADTKTADAGDVEAEIVHLGGGNIMTVLGIMDDATIESAVKKAHEYGILVQADLINVKDILKRAEEIKRLGVDIIGLHVGLDVQKKRGITISDLKNEIKKVSELGVIVSVAGGLNKNNIVDIIDLPINIYVVGGAITRAKNPLEEAKQIVKIIKG, encoded by the coding sequence ATGATGGAATTACTGGAAAAATTATTAAAAAGTAAAAATTTACAAGTAGCATTAGATTTTATCGATTTAAAAAACGCAGAAGAAATTGCAAAACAGTCTATTGAGGCTGGGGCTGATATATTAGAAGTTGGAACACCTTTAATCAAGTCTTATGGCATACAAGGAATAAGAAGAATAAGGGAAATTGCAAAAGAAAGAATTGTTTTAGCTGACACTAAAACTGCAGATGCTGGCGACGTAGAGGCTGAAATAGTTCATCTAGGTGGAGGTAATATTATGACAGTGCTTGGAATTATGGACGATGCTACAATAGAAAGTGCAGTAAAGAAAGCACATGAATATGGAATTCTCGTCCAAGCAGATCTCATAAACGTTAAAGATATTCTAAAACGAGCAGAAGAAATTAAAAGATTGGGGGTAGACATAATAGGATTGCATGTAGGATTAGATGTGCAGAAAAAAAGAGGTATTACTATAAGCGATTTAAAGAATGAAATAAAGAAAGTTAGCGAACTTGGAGTAATAGTATCAGTTGCTGGCGGGTTAAACAAGAATAATATTGTTGATATTATAGATTTACCTATAAATATTTATGTTGTTGGTGGAGCAATAACAAGAGCGAAGAATCCATTAGAGGAAGCTAAGCAAATCGTTAAAATAATTAAGGGGTAA
- the glmM gene encoding phosphoglucosamine mutase — MGKLFGTDGVRGIVNKELTPELVLKLSKAIGTFFGKNSKILVGRDVRAGGDMLVKIVEGGLLSVGVEVYDGGMAPTPALQYAVKTLGYDGGVVITASHNPAPYNGIKVVDKDGIEIRREKENEIEDLFFTERFNTIEWSSLTTEVKREDRVISTYVNGILSHVDIEKIKKKNYKVLIDPANSVGALSTPLVARALGCKIYTINGNLDPLFSARQPEPTFDSLKETAEVVKTLKVDLGVAHDGDADRAIFIDSEGRVQWGDRSGTLLSYWASVKNPKAIKKIVTAVSSSSLVEEYLSKYNIQVDWTKVGSVDIAHKVADENALAGFEENGGFMYPPHQYVRDGAMSFALMLELLANENVSSAELFDRLPKYYLVKTKVDLKPGLMVEEIYKKILEVYSTSSVKAITIDGVKIIGKDFWFLVRKSGTEPIIRIMAEAKDENVANNLVNELKKIVEGK; from the coding sequence ATGGGTAAGCTTTTTGGTACTGACGGAGTAAGAGGGATAGTTAATAAAGAGTTAACTCCAGAATTGGTATTAAAGCTTTCTAAAGCTATAGGGACATTTTTTGGAAAGAATAGTAAAATTCTTGTAGGCAGGGATGTAAGAGCAGGGGGTGATATGTTAGTTAAAATTGTTGAAGGTGGTTTACTAAGTGTAGGTGTTGAGGTTTATGATGGTGGTATGGCTCCTACACCAGCTTTACAATATGCTGTGAAAACTTTGGGTTATGATGGTGGAGTTGTAATTACTGCTAGCCATAATCCAGCACCATATAATGGGATAAAAGTTGTTGATAAGGATGGTATTGAAATAAGAAGAGAGAAAGAAAATGAAATCGAGGACTTATTTTTTACTGAAAGATTTAATACTATAGAATGGAGTTCTCTAACTACAGAAGTTAAGAGAGAAGATAGAGTTATTTCTACTTATGTAAATGGAATTTTAAGTCATGTTGATATAGAGAAAATTAAAAAGAAAAATTATAAGGTATTAATTGATCCGGCTAATAGTGTAGGTGCTTTATCTACTCCATTAGTTGCTAGAGCTTTAGGTTGTAAGATTTACACGATTAATGGAAATCTTGATCCCTTATTTTCAGCTAGACAACCAGAGCCTACTTTTGATAGTCTTAAAGAGACTGCAGAAGTTGTAAAGACTTTAAAAGTGGACTTAGGTGTAGCACACGATGGTGATGCTGATAGAGCCATTTTTATTGATTCTGAAGGAAGAGTACAGTGGGGTGATAGGAGTGGTACTTTATTATCATATTGGGCATCTGTTAAAAATCCTAAAGCTATAAAGAAGATTGTTACTGCTGTTTCAAGCTCAAGCTTAGTAGAAGAGTATTTAAGTAAATATAATATTCAAGTTGATTGGACAAAAGTAGGAAGTGTTGATATAGCACATAAGGTAGCGGATGAGAATGCACTAGCTGGGTTTGAAGAAAATGGAGGTTTTATGTATCCTCCACATCAGTATGTAAGGGATGGTGCAATGAGTTTTGCTTTAATGTTAGAATTACTAGCTAATGAAAATGTTTCGTCAGCAGAGCTATTTGATAGGCTTCCTAAATATTATCTTGTAAAAACTAAGGTTGACCTAAAGCCAGGGTTAATGGTTGAGGAAATTTATAAGAAAATATTAGAAGTATATTCAACTTCTAGTGTTAAAGCAATAACTATAGACGGAGTCAAAATCATAGGTAAAGATTTCTGGTTTCTTGTAAGGAAAAGTGGGACTGAACCTATAATAAGAATAATGGCTGAAGCTAAAGATGAAAACGTAGCAAATAATTTAGTTAATGAATTAAAAAAGATTGTAGAGGGTAAATGA
- a CDS encoding DUF2153 domain-containing protein has translation MESGYLSNLDEWIKMQKNLLETLKELEKKYEAGDTDRLDLILATRVAFQHIMRTVKAFDQWLQDPQIIKHMPKEMLEDVMRTTWNILETLLELDIRHTSQFRELVVKLSKEGKLDPLIWNRPLNEEQQTTQNRRGTFMTM, from the coding sequence TTGGAAAGTGGATATCTATCTAATCTTGACGAATGGATTAAGATGCAGAAAAATTTGTTAGAGACATTAAAAGAGTTGGAGAAAAAATATGAAGCTGGAGATACAGATAGATTAGATTTAATCCTAGCAACTAGAGTTGCTTTTCAACATATTATGAGAACAGTTAAAGCTTTTGATCAATGGTTACAAGATCCTCAAATTATAAAGCATATGCCTAAGGAGATGTTAGAAGATGTTATGAGAACTACATGGAATATATTGGAAACTTTATTAGAATTAGATATAAGACATACAAGTCAATTCAGAGAATTAGTAGTAAAATTAAGTAAAGAAGGAAAATTAGATCCATTAATATGGAATAGACCTCTGAATGAAGAGCAACAAACTACTCAAAATAGAAGAGGAACGTTCATGACAATGTGA
- a CDS encoding methionine adenosyltransferase yields MRNINVQLSHWVDIDSLEVELVERKGTGHPDYIADSASEEASRKLSLYYLKRYGTILHHNLDKTLVVGGQASPRFKGGEVLQPIYIIVAGRATTEVKTESGIESIPVGTIIIESVKEWIKEHFRYLDPEKHVIVDYKIGKGSADLVGIFEVAKKSVPLSNDTSFGVGFAPYSKLENLVYQTERYLNSKEMKAKIPEIGEDIKVMGLRKGKTIELTIAMAVISQLVSDLNHYIAVKEEAKQAILDLASKLVPDYDVKVNINTGDKIDKGIVYLTVTGTSAEHGDDGMTGRGNRATGLITPMRPMSLEATAGKNPVNHVGKIYNIVANLIAQKVSTEVKGVKNVQVEVLGQIGRPIDDPLIANVQVTTENGSLTSEMKREIEGISDEILGSITKISDLILENKVMLF; encoded by the coding sequence ATGAGAAACATAAACGTGCAGTTAAGCCATTGGGTTGATATAGATTCGTTAGAAGTGGAGCTTGTAGAGCGTAAGGGTACTGGTCATCCAGACTATATAGCAGATTCTGCATCAGAAGAAGCAAGTAGAAAATTATCCCTCTATTATCTCAAAAGATATGGTACAATACTTCATCATAATTTGGATAAAACATTAGTTGTAGGAGGACAAGCATCACCTAGATTTAAAGGGGGAGAAGTTTTACAACCGATTTATATTATTGTAGCCGGAAGAGCTACCACTGAAGTGAAGACCGAGTCTGGAATTGAAAGCATACCGGTTGGAACTATTATTATTGAAAGTGTTAAGGAATGGATTAAAGAACACTTTAGGTATTTAGACCCGGAAAAGCATGTTATAGTTGACTATAAAATAGGCAAGGGTTCAGCTGATCTCGTTGGAATATTTGAGGTAGCTAAGAAATCAGTTCCCTTATCGAATGATACTAGTTTTGGAGTAGGATTCGCACCTTACTCAAAGTTAGAAAATTTAGTTTATCAGACAGAAAGATATCTTAACTCTAAGGAAATGAAAGCTAAAATACCTGAAATAGGGGAAGATATAAAAGTTATGGGATTAAGAAAAGGTAAAACAATTGAATTAACTATTGCAATGGCAGTTATAAGTCAATTAGTAAGTGATTTAAATCATTATATTGCTGTAAAAGAAGAGGCAAAACAAGCTATCTTAGATCTAGCGAGTAAGCTTGTACCAGATTATGATGTAAAAGTTAACATAAATACTGGAGACAAAATAGATAAAGGAATTGTATATTTGACTGTGACGGGAACGTCAGCTGAGCATGGAGACGATGGTATGACTGGAAGAGGCAATAGGGCTACTGGACTAATAACCCCAATGAGACCTATGTCATTAGAGGCTACTGCAGGAAAGAATCCAGTAAACCATGTAGGAAAAATATACAACATCGTCGCTAATCTAATTGCTCAAAAAGTTTCTACTGAAGTTAAAGGAGTTAAGAATGTTCAAGTTGAGGTATTAGGCCAAATTGGTAGGCCTATAGATGATCCTTTAATAGCAAATGTCCAAGTGACCACAGAAAATGGTAGTTTGACTTCTGAAATGAAAAGAGAAATTGAAGGAATATCTGATGAGATATTAGGGTCTATAACTAAGATATCAGATCTAATATTGGAAAATAAAGTTATGCTGTTCTAA
- a CDS encoding CTP synthase, with the protein MTKYIIITGGVLSSVGKGTVAASIGLLLKNRGYKITMVKVDPYLNVDAGTMNPYMHGEVFVTDDGAETDLDLGHYERFVGINMYSYNNITAGKVYFEVIKNERQGKYLGQTVQIIPHVTDQIKSMIRYASNMANADITIVEIGGTVGDIEGLPFLEAVRQLKLEEEEGNVVFVHVALVEFLKVTEEIKTKPLQHSVQELRRIGIQPDIIVARSVVPLDEETKKKIALFTNVKPEYIFSNYDVNMTYEVPLILEKQGLASKILSKLNLPDNQPNLSEWIRFIDNLKTADKEVKIALVGKYTKLKDSYISIKEAIYHAAAKLHIKPVLVWIESTDIENSKEAIDKLKSVDGIIVLPGFGSRGVEGKILAIKYARENNVPFLGICYGMQLAVVEFARNVLGLEKAHTTEVDPNTPHPVITLLDEQKKVVQIGGTMRLGSQKVIVKEGTLAYRIYGNIEVYERHRHRYEVNPEYVDLLQKGGLVISGVSENGLVEMIELKNHKFFLGLQGHPEYKSRPLAPSPVFIGFLRAAAGV; encoded by the coding sequence TTGACAAAGTATATTATAATTACTGGAGGAGTATTATCAAGTGTTGGTAAAGGCACGGTAGCTGCTTCTATAGGATTACTTTTAAAAAATAGAGGATATAAGATAACAATGGTTAAGGTAGATCCATATCTTAATGTTGATGCGGGTACTATGAATCCATATATGCATGGAGAAGTTTTTGTAACAGATGATGGAGCAGAAACAGATCTAGATTTAGGTCATTATGAAAGATTTGTAGGTATTAATATGTATAGTTACAATAATATTACTGCTGGTAAGGTTTACTTTGAAGTTATAAAGAATGAGAGGCAAGGAAAATATTTGGGTCAAACAGTTCAAATTATACCTCATGTTACGGATCAAATAAAGAGTATGATAAGATATGCTTCTAATATGGCAAATGCAGACATTACTATCGTTGAGATAGGCGGAACTGTTGGAGATATAGAAGGTTTACCATTCTTAGAAGCAGTAAGACAATTAAAACTAGAAGAGGAAGAAGGAAATGTAGTTTTTGTTCATGTTGCCTTAGTCGAATTCCTTAAAGTAACTGAGGAAATAAAAACTAAACCTTTACAACATAGCGTGCAAGAATTAAGAAGAATAGGTATACAGCCAGATATCATAGTTGCTAGATCTGTAGTTCCACTAGATGAAGAAACAAAAAAGAAGATTGCATTGTTTACGAATGTAAAACCAGAATACATCTTTTCTAACTATGATGTCAATATGACTTATGAAGTTCCTCTAATCCTAGAAAAACAAGGCTTAGCAAGTAAGATTTTAAGTAAACTTAACTTACCAGATAATCAGCCTAATCTATCTGAATGGATCCGCTTTATAGATAATTTAAAGACAGCTGATAAAGAAGTAAAAATTGCTCTTGTGGGAAAGTATACAAAGCTTAAAGATAGCTACATTAGTATTAAGGAAGCGATTTACCATGCAGCTGCTAAGCTTCATATCAAGCCTGTTCTAGTTTGGATAGAATCGACTGACATAGAAAATTCAAAAGAAGCAATTGATAAATTGAAATCTGTTGACGGGATAATAGTTCTACCCGGATTTGGTTCACGCGGAGTGGAGGGAAAAATTCTTGCAATTAAATATGCGAGAGAAAATAATGTACCATTCCTTGGTATCTGTTATGGTATGCAACTAGCAGTAGTAGAATTTGCAAGAAATGTGTTAGGGCTAGAAAAAGCTCATACTACTGAGGTTGATCCTAATACACCCCATCCAGTAATCACACTATTAGACGAGCAAAAGAAAGTTGTACAAATTGGTGGTACAATGAGATTAGGATCTCAAAAGGTAATCGTTAAAGAAGGAACATTAGCTTATAGAATTTACGGAAACATAGAAGTATATGAGAGGCATAGACATAGATATGAGGTAAACCCAGAATATGTAGATCTTTTACAGAAAGGTGGTCTGGTAATATCTGGTGTAAGTGAGAATGGTCTGGTAGAAATGATTGAGCTTAAGAACCATAAATTCTTCCTAGGGTTACAAGGTCATCCAGAATATAAAAGTAGGCCTTTAGCTCCTTCACCCGTCTTTATAGGTTTCCTTAGAGCTGCTGCTGGAGTTTAA
- a CDS encoding U6 snRNA-associated Sm-like protein LSm6 gives MQAKIENPLKSLKTATNKIVLVKLKDGSEYVGRLEQSDGTMNLVLRDCIETREGTAEPVAKYGRVLIRGSNILFISVDYEALMGK, from the coding sequence GTGCAAGCAAAGATAGAAAATCCATTAAAGAGTTTAAAAACTGCAACAAATAAAATTGTATTAGTGAAACTTAAGGATGGATCAGAATACGTTGGTAGATTAGAACAAAGTGATGGTACAATGAATTTAGTACTGAGAGACTGTATTGAGACAAGAGAAGGTACAGCTGAACCTGTTGCAAAATATGGAAGAGTTCTAATAAGAGGTAGCAATATACTTTTCATAAGTGTTGATTACGAAGCTTTAATGGGAAAATAA
- a CDS encoding Trm112 family protein yields MKYRLLDLLACPICKHFPLKYYVFSTRMVERGIGDEKKPLCELYCSYKNQFIKDMKEPTPCEECIKYEIVDGLLYCPNCKRWYPIIDEIPRMLPDKLRRKDEDLSFMKKYKNSIPKEILEEGVPFNLKSEQS; encoded by the coding sequence ATGAAATACAGGTTGCTTGATCTTTTGGCATGTCCTATATGTAAGCATTTTCCGTTAAAGTATTACGTTTTTTCAACAAGAATGGTAGAAAGAGGTATAGGAGATGAAAAGAAACCATTATGTGAACTTTATTGTAGTTATAAGAATCAGTTTATAAAAGATATGAAAGAACCTACTCCTTGTGAAGAATGTATTAAGTATGAAATTGTTGACGGTTTATTATACTGCCCAAACTGTAAAAGATGGTATCCAATTATTGATGAGATTCCTAGGATGTTACCAGACAAGTTAAGAAGAAAGGATGAAGACTTGAGTTTTATGAAGAAGTATAAGAATAGCATTCCTAAAGAGATCCTGGAAGAAGGAGTTCCTTTCAACTTAAAGTCTGAACAAAGTTGA
- a CDS encoding ArsR/SmtB family transcription factor yields the protein MELTVSDPEDILKISRALSVISRINILKLVAENEMSITELSEVLHMTKANISMHISELENAGLIEISYKNGIKGIKKIIKLKYDKIIINLNSSSSSKETYKDG from the coding sequence GTGGAACTAACAGTATCAGACCCAGAAGATATATTAAAAATTTCTAGGGCTTTATCCGTAATATCAAGAATAAACATATTAAAACTAGTAGCTGAAAATGAAATGAGTATTACTGAATTAAGTGAAGTATTACACATGACAAAAGCTAATATTAGCATGCATATTAGTGAACTAGAAAATGCTGGATTAATTGAAATATCTTATAAAAATGGAATAAAAGGTATAAAAAAGATTATAAAATTAAAATATGATAAAATTATTATTAATTTAAACTCCAGCAGCAGCTCTAAGGAAACCTATAAAGACGGGTGA